AGAACATGAAAGATACTTGCTGTAAaggctttatttttttagttggcTTCGACATAGTCGCACTTGGATGGCACCAATAATTTTTGAGTTCATTCGTGTTCATATCAACAGAGCAGGTGAGTCAACATCGACTTTTTGGCACCCTACTGAATTCTCTATTTCCTGATAATGTCTTTCATCTCCTGACCCAAAAACAACCAGGGATATATAGATCGTACCTGCAGTACTGCAGGTACTTGACCAACCAACTTATAAACTTCTAGATTAATCTGTATAATAAACAAGAATATTTAAAGCTCATGACTAGATCATGACATGTTTTTAGTGATTTTAATCAATGAGTAtcgtaaaattaataaaatgctaATTAAGAAGCAAAGCTCTTATTGATTTAGACCTTTCATTCCACCGGTTTTTATGTGAACGATCTAAGACCCATGGATTGCTGTTTTCTGTGTTTAAAATAAGGGAACTTATAGAATGCATTCACTTTAAGGATTAAGCTAGGAGTTTCTTGGATATCATGATGAACAAGCAAGCCTAAGCTTGGAAAAGCTACGTACCCACTCCAAGTCTCTTGTTACTTTAATTTTtggttcctttttctttgacatTACTGTAAAGCTAGATAGATACCAACTCCAACTGTTTTGTTCCcttccaatctctctctctctctctctctctctctctctctctctctcccctgcaTGTCCCTGTATCTTACTTAGGACTTTGTCAAATGTCTACAAAAAGTTTCCCCTATAAATCCCCCCTAAAGCCATTCATCAGCTTTCATCATAACAGGTCCTGAACATTTCTCTGCAAGCGTTTTATACAGAGAGGGGTCTTGATCTTGAAAGTATTGGgacaagaagagagagagagagacaataataataatgtctCAGTTTATGAGCTTTTTCTTAGTTCTCTCTCTTATTGCCTTTGCTCCCCTTTGCTGCTTCTCCGGCAAGACCCACGGGAGTTACCTCTACCCACAGTTTTATGATCACTCGTGCCCAAATGCTCAACAGATTGTGAAGTCCATAGTGGCCGAGGCTGTGGCCAAAGAAGCTCGCATAGCGGCTTCATTGCTTAGGCTCCATTTCCACGACTGTTTTGTCCAGGTCTTCCAACTTCCcacaactcatctcatttcgaCAAGTTATAAAGACTACACTGCAttatccatgcatgcatgtcaaCTTGTATCCAAAACTCTTCATATTTTGCAGGGCTACGACGCATCCCTATTGTTGGACAGCAGAGGAACTCTGCTCGAGGGTTTGAAGTTCTGGACAAGATCAAATCTGCTTTGGAGAAAGAGTGCCCACTTACAGTATCTTGTGCTGATATTGTGACTCTAGCTACTAGAGACT
This genomic window from Carya illinoinensis cultivar Pawnee chromosome 7, C.illinoinensisPawnee_v1, whole genome shotgun sequence contains:
- the LOC122316136 gene encoding peroxidase 49-like; the protein is MSQFMSFFLVLSLIAFAPLCCFSGKTHGSYLYPQFYDHSCPNAQQIVKSIVAEAVAKEARIAASLLRLHFHDWLRRIPIVGQQRNSARGFEVLDKIKSALEKECPLTVSCADIVTLATRDSTVLVK